The following are encoded in a window of Sphaerisporangium siamense genomic DNA:
- a CDS encoding N-acyl-D-amino-acid deacylase family protein, with protein sequence MSGDEGAARGAVPGNPLDGARADLLIRGGLVVDGTGGPAREADVAVAGGRLAVVPRGRRVAADAVLDAEGMAVAPGFIDVHTHSDGVAMLAENGAAGAVDLVWASVLQGVTTEICGNCGSSLFPALPERMAAMHAETRIYFGGTVGMYQDFAEFAARHAELPRANHITSLVGHGTLRAGVIGHADRPATPAELDTMRALLDRALAQGAAGLSTGLIYTPGTYAGTAEVVALAEVAARHGKPYVTHLRDEMSRVEEALEEAIEIARASGAALHVSHHKTAGKYAWGRTARTLPRITALREGGMDITCDVYPYTAGSTSLSAMLPPWANDGGFPALAARLADPGERERMRLAIKGGVPGWENTVGNGGWDRVSIACAPRHPEIEGRTVAELAASRNDDPVDTVAELLLSENGEVTIISHSMVEEDVQRVLATPYAMIGSDGVPKPGGRPHPRWAGTYPRVLGHYGRELGLLGLETAVHKMTGMPAARFGLRDRGVVRDGAHADLVVFDPATVADRATFASPLLPPAGVHAVIVAGEVVVRDGAPAPARPGKVLAT encoded by the coding sequence GTGAGCGGGGACGAGGGCGCGGCGCGTGGCGCCGTGCCCGGCAACCCGCTGGATGGAGCGCGGGCCGACCTGCTGATCCGGGGCGGTCTGGTCGTGGACGGCACCGGCGGGCCCGCCCGGGAGGCCGACGTCGCGGTCGCGGGCGGACGCCTGGCCGTGGTCCCCCGGGGACGGCGCGTGGCGGCCGACGCGGTGCTGGACGCCGAGGGCATGGCGGTCGCGCCCGGGTTCATCGACGTCCACACGCACTCCGACGGCGTGGCCATGCTCGCGGAGAACGGCGCGGCCGGGGCCGTGGACCTGGTGTGGGCGTCGGTCCTGCAAGGGGTGACCACGGAGATCTGCGGGAACTGCGGCTCCAGCCTGTTCCCCGCCCTGCCGGAGCGAATGGCGGCGATGCACGCGGAGACCCGGATCTACTTCGGCGGCACGGTCGGGATGTATCAGGACTTCGCGGAGTTCGCTGCCCGGCACGCCGAACTGCCCCGGGCCAACCACATCACTTCCCTGGTCGGCCACGGCACGCTGCGGGCGGGCGTCATCGGCCACGCCGACCGCCCGGCCACCCCCGCCGAGCTGGACACCATGCGCGCGCTGCTCGACCGCGCGCTCGCCCAGGGCGCCGCGGGCCTGTCCACCGGCCTGATCTACACCCCCGGCACCTACGCGGGCACCGCCGAGGTCGTCGCGCTCGCCGAGGTCGCCGCCCGGCACGGCAAGCCGTACGTCACGCACCTGCGCGACGAGATGTCCCGCGTGGAGGAGGCGCTGGAGGAGGCGATCGAGATCGCCCGCGCCAGCGGCGCCGCGCTGCACGTCTCGCACCACAAGACCGCGGGCAAGTACGCCTGGGGGCGCACCGCGCGCACCCTGCCCAGGATCACCGCGCTGCGCGAGGGCGGCATGGACATCACCTGCGACGTCTACCCGTACACGGCGGGCAGCACGTCGCTGTCGGCGATGCTGCCGCCGTGGGCCAACGACGGCGGCTTCCCCGCGCTCGCCGCGCGCCTCGCCGACCCCGGCGAGCGCGAGCGGATGCGCCTCGCCATCAAGGGCGGCGTCCCCGGCTGGGAGAACACCGTCGGCAACGGCGGATGGGACCGCGTCTCCATCGCCTGCGCCCCCCGCCACCCCGAGATCGAGGGACGGACGGTCGCCGAGCTGGCCGCGTCGCGGAACGACGACCCGGTGGACACCGTGGCCGAGCTGCTGCTGTCCGAGAACGGCGAGGTGACGATCATCAGCCACTCGATGGTCGAGGAGGACGTCCAGCGGGTGCTGGCCACGCCGTACGCCATGATCGGCTCGGACGGCGTGCCCAAGCCGGGCGGGCGCCCGCATCCCCGCTGGGCCGGCACCTATCCCCGCGTGCTCGGGCACTACGGGCGCGAGCTCGGGCTGCTCGGACTGGAGACGGCGGTGCACAAGATGACCGGCATGCCCGCGGCACGGTTCGGCCTGCGCGACCGGGGAGTCGTGCGCGACGGCGCCCACGCCGACCTGGTGGTCTTCGACCCCGCCACGGTGGCCGACCGGGCCACCTTCGCCAGCCCGCTCCTGCCCCCCGCGGGGGTCCACGCGGTGATCGTCGCCGGCGAGGTCGTCGTCCGCGACGGCGCCCCGGCCCCGGCGCGCCCGGGAAAGGTGCTCGCGACATGA
- a CDS encoding serine hydrolase produces the protein MSAAPSAGPAPDLEVLARECPGTLAVAVPGMLAVNENAELPLASVGKLLLLAEVARAVVSGSLDPGEVVALREEDHCGGSGLLGGLSAGRWTVGDLALLTASVSDNTATNALLRRVGIDRVNAGAAELGFRRTRILDRIREPRLPAHPPTFAVGTAAELAAFAARLAEALSTPPATPASGSPPASGRPEVTWERALAGWMAHNTDRSLVPALLPHEPEDREIPAAPPPGTVWVANKTGTDAGTRTDVGVMAGRRWLGYAVLAHGPAGAEHALVTAARRAGLAVGALALRVSAR, from the coding sequence ATGAGCGCCGCTCCGTCGGCCGGGCCCGCGCCGGACCTGGAGGTTCTCGCGCGGGAGTGTCCCGGCACGCTGGCCGTCGCCGTGCCGGGGATGCTCGCCGTCAACGAGAACGCCGAGCTTCCGCTGGCGAGCGTGGGCAAGCTGCTGCTGCTCGCCGAGGTCGCGCGGGCCGTCGTCTCCGGCTCGCTGGACCCCGGCGAGGTCGTGGCGCTCCGCGAGGAGGACCACTGCGGCGGCTCGGGGCTGCTCGGCGGGCTGTCGGCCGGCCGCTGGACGGTCGGCGACCTCGCCCTGCTCACCGCCTCGGTCAGCGACAACACGGCCACCAACGCGCTGCTGCGGCGCGTCGGGATCGACCGGGTGAACGCGGGCGCGGCCGAGCTGGGGTTCCGGCGCACCCGGATCCTGGACCGGATCCGCGAGCCGCGCCTGCCCGCGCACCCGCCGACGTTCGCCGTCGGCACCGCCGCCGAGCTGGCCGCCTTCGCCGCCCGCCTGGCCGAGGCCCTCTCCACGCCCCCCGCTACCCCTGCCTCCGGATCCCCGCCGGCCTCAGGCCGGCCCGAGGTCACGTGGGAGCGCGCGCTGGCCGGATGGATGGCGCACAACACCGACAGGAGCCTGGTCCCGGCCCTCCTCCCCCACGAGCCCGAGGACCGCGAGATCCCGGCCGCGCCGCCGCCCGGCACGGTGTGGGTGGCGAACAAGACCGGCACGGACGCCGGCACGCGGACGGACGTGGGGGTGATGGCGGGACGCCGGTGGCTGGGCTACGCCGTGCTGGCCCACGGCCCGGCCGGCGCCGAGCACGCGCTGGTGACCGCGGCACGGCGGGCGGGGCTCGCGGTGGGCGCGCTGGCGCTGCGGGTCAGCGCGCGGTGA
- a CDS encoding ATP-binding protein, translating into METDHWEPRGAEISGLGRTGTTIKTARDFTVTTLRAWGLGELSYDARLVISELVTNAVRHAGEPTRVRLLHRATHLVCAVADPTDRPPVVTDADQYAETGRGLRLVESLSCSWGWRVFEGRGKLVWAAFTAPAVIQQRRATA; encoded by the coding sequence ATGGAAACCGACCATTGGGAGCCGAGGGGCGCCGAGATCTCGGGGCTCGGCCGCACCGGGACGACGATCAAGACCGCGCGCGACTTCACCGTCACCACGCTGCGCGCCTGGGGCCTCGGCGAGCTGAGCTACGACGCCCGCCTGGTCATCTCGGAACTCGTCACCAACGCCGTCAGGCACGCGGGCGAGCCGACCCGCGTCCGCCTGCTCCACCGCGCCACCCACCTGGTGTGCGCCGTGGCCGACCCGACCGACCGGCCGCCCGTCGTCACCGACGCCGACCAGTACGCCGAGACCGGGCGGGGCCTGCGGCTGGTCGAGAGCCTGAGCTGCTCGTGGGGCTGGCGGGTGTTCGAAGGGCGGGGCAAGCTCGTCTGGGCCGCGTTCACCGCCCCCGCCGTGATCCAGCAGCGCCGCGCCACCGCCTAG
- a CDS encoding LysR family transcriptional regulator translates to MLSSHRLRVLLEIFRTGSIAGAARTLRLSPSAVSHQLSRLEEEAGVGLAERDAHSLRLTAAGRRLATRAQEVLDIIEAAEKDLLAQARADAGQLSIGFFASAGYRLLPLALSTFSARHPGVDLDLQLGQPHELLPDLERGALDVLVVFEHALDPWKPPEGVEVIHLFDEPQLLVMPVGHPAGQRSRVRLADLADEPWITTYGTDTPVSVLERASALEGFHPAIRCRSDHYEVTLGLVRAGLGVALVPSLGTQGASGIQTCRVEGPKLYRSIGAAVRPTNPNPALRSFIDYLRDASARLRVTAR, encoded by the coding sequence ATGCTGAGCAGTCACCGCCTCCGGGTGCTTCTCGAAATCTTCAGGACCGGCAGCATCGCCGGCGCCGCGCGCACGTTGCGGCTCTCGCCGTCGGCCGTGTCCCACCAGCTCTCCCGCCTCGAAGAGGAGGCCGGGGTCGGCCTCGCCGAGCGCGACGCCCACAGCCTGCGCCTGACCGCGGCCGGACGGCGGCTCGCCACCCGGGCCCAGGAGGTGCTCGACATCATCGAGGCCGCGGAGAAGGACCTGCTCGCCCAGGCGCGGGCCGACGCCGGGCAGCTCAGCATCGGCTTCTTCGCCTCCGCCGGATACCGCCTTCTGCCGCTCGCGCTCTCGACGTTCAGCGCCCGGCACCCTGGCGTGGACCTGGACCTCCAGCTCGGCCAGCCGCACGAACTGCTGCCCGACCTCGAACGCGGCGCGCTGGACGTGCTCGTCGTGTTCGAGCACGCGCTCGACCCGTGGAAGCCGCCCGAGGGCGTGGAGGTCATCCACCTGTTCGACGAGCCGCAGCTGTTGGTCATGCCGGTCGGGCACCCGGCGGGCCAGCGGTCCCGCGTCCGCCTCGCCGACCTGGCCGACGAGCCCTGGATCACCACCTACGGGACCGACACCCCCGTCTCGGTCCTGGAGCGTGCCAGCGCCCTGGAGGGCTTCCACCCGGCGATCCGCTGCCGCAGCGACCACTACGAGGTGACGCTCGGGCTCGTCCGCGCCGGGCTCGGCGTGGCGCTGGTCCCGAGCCTCGGCACGCAGGGCGCCTCCGGCATCCAGACCTGCCGGGTCGAGGGGCCGAAGCTGTACCGCAGCATCGGCGCGGCCGTACGGCCCACCAACCCCAACCCGGCGCTGCGCTCGTTCATCGACTACCTGCGCGACGCCTCGGCCCGGCTCCGCGTCACCGCGCGCTGA